The genomic DNA TATTCTCCGTGGTTCTCTCTTTTCTTTCTCTGCAGTTCTCTGTGTTATTCTTTTTTTGGCTCCACAGATCTACATCCCGGGGCGGGTGGCAATCATGAATTTTTCTGCCCCGGCCAGTTTAATGATGTCGATGACATCAATCGTTTTTTGCAGCGACAAGTTTTTATCTGCCTTAATGACAACGGTTGCATCGGGCCATTTTTTAAGCAGTTTCCGCACCCCGGCTCCCAGGGCGCTGTGAGAAACCCTTCGCTGATTCAAAAATACCGTTCCGTTCTTTGTAATGGTCACGAAAATATTGGACACCTTTTCGCTTCGGGCGGTGGCCGCTTTCGGCAGCTTAACTTTAATGCCCGGCTGAACCACAAAAGAGGACGACAGCAGAAAAAAGATCAACAGCAGGAGCACAATATCCGTCAAGGAAATGGCCGAAAAATCGGTGTAACGTTTTTTGGACGTCTCGAATTTCATGGAATCAGGCCTCCTCTTCCCGAACCATTTCCAGAAGCTCGTTCGAACTGTCTTCCATTTCAAAAACCAGGCGCTCCACCTGTCCCTGGAGGTAATTGTAAAAAATGATGGCGACAATTCCCACCAGAAGTCCGGCCGCTGTTGTAACCAAGGCTTCCCAGATGCCGCCGGCCAGAACCCCGGGACCCACATTTCCCCCGAGGGCTTCAATTTTCATAAACGCTCTGATCATTCCTGTTACCGTGCCCAAAAAACCGAGCATGGGGGTAATGGCGGCAAGGGTGGCCAGCGCTCCCAGATATTTTTCCAGATGGTAAATCTGACTCCGCCCGGCGGTTTCGATGGCCTCCTTAATTTCCTCCTTTGGTCGCTTGTATTTCTCAAGTGCGGATTTGGTAATGGCCGCCACCGGCCCGGGAGTTAATTTGGCCGCCTTGACGGCTTCATCCAGTTGTCCCTTCAGCAGGAGATTTTTTACGTGCAAAATAAAGGTGCGCGCGTTGATTTTGACCGATCGGAGTGTGAAAAACCGTTCAATAAAAATAGCCAGAATAGCGATTGAACTCAAAGCAATCAAAATCATTACCCATCCGCCCTTGGCAAGAATTTCAAGAATATTCATTCAAAAACCTCCGTAAAAATAGGATTCAATCAACCACATTACGCATTCGTCATCAAATTATTTTTGATGCTGTGTATGTATGACTAAGAAAGCTACCATCGGATTTCCATCCCCCCAAAAACCTTTCGACCATCATCTTGAATATTTAAAAAAGGCTCAATCGTCTGGTTCAATCCGTTCCAGAGTCCAACATAAATTGACCCGAATGGGAGCAGGTAACGAAGCCGGGCATTAATCAAAAGATAGTTGGGCAGGTAGGTGTTTGCCTTTGGCAGATAAGACGTCCCGGCGGGTACGACGGTCGGCACATATTCAATAGCCCGGTCTCCCACATACCCTGCTTCCAGCCGCCATTTGGGGGCAATTTGAGCCTGTCCCTGAAACGTGATTTGCAGATTCGGGAGATAGGGGACGTCATTGGAATCATTCCATTTCGGGAAACGCATCGAATCGGTCGTGAGACGCTTATTAAACGCAAAGGAAAAAGCAACCTTCAGAAAGGAACTCTCCAATTTACCGGATTGAATGGCGATTTTTAACCGATTGAAATGCACCTCAGGAAGATAAACCAGTTGAAAAACGCCTGGAAAATAAAAGGAAGAATCAGGAAGCGTTCCCCATTCCAGATGACTTTCCCACACCGGATAATTTTGAATGACATTTTCTGATAACCCAAAGCGGAAAACCATCTGTCTCGATGC from Calditrichota bacterium includes the following:
- a CDS encoding MotA/TolQ/ExbB proton channel family protein, with the translated sequence MNILEILAKGGWVMILIALSSIAILAIFIERFFTLRSVKINARTFILHVKNLLLKGQLDEAVKAAKLTPGPVAAITKSALEKYKRPKEEIKEAIETAGRSQIYHLEKYLGALATLAAITPMLGFLGTVTGMIRAFMKIEALGGNVGPGVLAGGIWEALVTTAAGLLVGIVAIIFYNYLQGQVERLVFEMEDSSNELLEMVREEEA
- a CDS encoding biopolymer transporter ExbD, producing MKFETSKKRYTDFSAISLTDIVLLLLIFFLLSSSFVVQPGIKVKLPKAATARSEKVSNIFVTITKNGTVFLNQRRVSHSALGAGVRKLLKKWPDATVVIKADKNLSLQKTIDVIDIIKLAGAEKFMIATRPGM